A genomic stretch from Streptococcus oralis includes:
- a CDS encoding proline--tRNA ligase, with amino-acid sequence MKQSKMLIPTLREMPSDAQVISHALMLRAGYVRQVSAGVYSYLPLANRVIEKAKNIMRQEFDKIGAVEMLAPALLSADLWRESGRYETYGEDLYKLKNREKSDFILGPTHEETFTAIVRDSVKSYKQLPLNLYQIQPKYRDEKRPRNGLLRTREFIMKDGYSFHANYDSLDVTYDEYKAAYERIFTRSGLDFKAIIGDGGAMGGKDSQEFMAITPARTDLDRWVVLDKSVASFDEIPAEVQEEIKAELLKWMVSGEDTIAYSSESSYAANLEMATNEYKPSNRVVAEEEVTRVETPSVKSIDEVAVFLNVPEEQTIKTLFYMADGELVAALLVGNDQLNEVKLKNHLGADFFDVASEEEVANVISAGFGSLGPVGLPENVKIIADRKVQDVRNAVVGANEDGYHLTGVNPGRDFTAEYVDIREVREGEISPDGQGVLNFARGIEIGHIFKLGTRYSASMGADVLDENGRAVPIIMGCYGIGVSRLLSAVMEQHARLFVNKTPKGEYRYAWGINFPKELAPFDVHLITVNVKDEEAQALTDKLEANLMDAGYEVLTDDRNERVGVKFSDSDLIGLPIRITVGKKAADGIVEVKIKATGDTIEVHADNLLETLEILSKK; translated from the coding sequence ATGAAACAAAGTAAAATGCTAATCCCTACGCTTCGCGAAATGCCAAGCGATGCTCAAGTTATCAGCCACGCCCTTATGTTGCGTGCTGGCTATGTTCGTCAAGTTTCTGCAGGTGTTTATTCTTACCTACCACTTGCTAACCGTGTGATTGAAAAGGCTAAGAATATCATGCGCCAAGAGTTTGATAAGATTGGTGCGGTAGAAATGCTAGCTCCGGCCCTTCTTAGTGCCGATCTTTGGCGTGAATCAGGTCGTTATGAAACCTATGGTGAAGACCTTTATAAATTGAAAAACCGTGAAAAATCGGACTTTATCCTAGGTCCGACACACGAAGAGACTTTTACAGCTATTGTTCGTGACTCTGTCAAGTCTTACAAGCAATTGCCACTCAACCTTTACCAAATCCAGCCCAAGTACCGTGATGAAAAACGTCCACGTAACGGACTTCTCCGCACGCGTGAATTTATCATGAAAGATGGATATAGTTTCCATGCTAATTATGATAGTTTGGATGTAACATATGACGAGTACAAGGCGGCCTACGAACGAATTTTCACTCGTAGTGGTTTGGATTTCAAGGCCATCATCGGTGACGGTGGCGCCATGGGTGGTAAGGATAGCCAAGAATTTATGGCGATTACACCAGCCCGTACAGACCTCGATCGCTGGGTTGTCTTAGACAAGTCAGTTGCCTCCTTTGACGAAATTCCTGCAGAAGTGCAAGAAGAAATCAAGGCAGAATTGCTTAAATGGATGGTTTCTGGTGAAGATACCATTGCCTACTCAAGTGAGTCTAGCTATGCAGCTAACTTAGAAATGGCAACAAACGAGTACAAACCAAGCAACCGTGTCGTTGCGGAAGAAGAAGTGACTCGAGTGGAAACTCCAAGTGTTAAATCCATCGATGAAGTCGCAGTCTTCCTAAATGTCCCAGAAGAACAAACAATCAAAACCCTCTTCTACATGGCAGATGGTGAGCTTGTTGCAGCCCTTCTAGTTGGAAATGACCAACTCAATGAAGTCAAGTTGAAAAACCACTTGGGTGCAGATTTCTTTGATGTTGCGAGCGAGGAAGAAGTAGCAAATGTTATCTCAGCTGGCTTTGGTTCGCTTGGCCCAGTTGGTTTGCCAGAAAATGTGAAAATCATTGCAGACCGTAAGGTACAAGATGTTCGCAATGCTGTTGTGGGGGCCAACGAAGATGGTTACCACTTGACGGGTGTGAACCCAGGTCGTGATTTCACTGCAGAATACGTAGATATCCGCGAAGTTCGTGAGGGTGAAATTTCCCCAGACGGACAAGGAGTGCTTAACTTTGCGCGTGGTATCGAAATTGGTCACATCTTTAAACTCGGAACTCGTTATTCAGCAAGTATGGGCGCAGATGTTTTGGATGAAAATGGCCGTGCTGTGCCAATCATCATGGGTTGTTACGGTATCGGTGTTAGCCGTCTTCTCTCAGCAGTTATGGAGCAACACGCTCGCCTTTTTGTCAATAAAACACCAAAAGGTGAATACCGTTATGCTTGGGGAATCAACTTCCCTAAAGAATTGGCACCATTTGATGTCCACTTGATCACTGTCAATGTCAAAGACGAAGAAGCGCAAGCCTTGACAGATAAACTGGAAGCTAACTTGATGGATGCTGGTTACGAAGTCTTGACAGACGACCGTAACGAACGTGTCGGAGTGAAGTTTAGCGATAGCGACTTGATTGGTCTGCCAATCCGTATCACTGTTGGGAAGAAAGCAGCCGATGGCATCGTAGAAGTTAAGATTAAGGCGACTGGTGACACCATCGAAGTTCATGCAGACAACTTGCTCGAAACCCTTGAAATCCTCAGCAAGAAATAA
- the rseP gene encoding RIP metalloprotease RseP, producing MIGLLTFILVFGIIVVVHEFGHFYFAKKSGILVREFAIGMGPKIFAHIGKDGTAYTIRILPLGGYVRMAGWGDDATEIKTGTPVSLTLADDGKVKRINLSGKKLDQTALPMQVTQFDFEDKLFIKGLVLEEEKTFAVDHDATVVEEDGTEVRIAPLDVQYQNASIWGKLITNFAGPMNNFILGVVVFWILIFLQGGVRDTQTNLFHVMPEGALAKVGVAETAQITKVGSHEIKNWQDLTQSVEADTKDKTAPTLDVTISENGSEKQVTVTPEENQGRYILGVQPGVKSDFLSMFVGGFTTAADSGLRILSALKNLIFHPDLNKLGGPVAIFKASSDAAKNGIENILYFLAMISINIGIFNLIPIPALDGGKIVLNILEAIRRKPLKQEIETYVTMAGVVIMVVLMLAVTWNDIMRLFF from the coding sequence ATGATTGGATTGCTAACCTTTATCCTGGTTTTTGGGATTATCGTGGTGGTGCATGAGTTTGGACATTTTTATTTTGCCAAGAAATCAGGCATTCTAGTTCGTGAATTTGCTATTGGTATGGGCCCCAAGATTTTTGCCCATATCGGTAAGGATGGCACTGCTTATACCATTCGGATCCTTCCTTTAGGAGGATATGTTCGTATGGCTGGTTGGGGCGATGATGCGACGGAAATCAAGACAGGAACCCCAGTCAGTTTAACACTTGCTGATGATGGTAAGGTCAAACGGATTAACCTCTCAGGGAAGAAGTTGGATCAAACGGCTCTTCCTATGCAGGTAACCCAGTTTGACTTTGAAGACAAGCTCTTCATTAAAGGCTTGGTCTTGGAAGAAGAAAAGACCTTTGCTGTGGATCATGATGCAACGGTTGTTGAAGAAGATGGTACTGAAGTACGCATCGCTCCTCTGGATGTACAGTATCAAAATGCTTCTATCTGGGGCAAGCTCATCACCAACTTTGCAGGTCCCATGAATAACTTTATCTTAGGTGTTGTTGTTTTTTGGATCTTGATCTTTTTGCAGGGCGGTGTTAGAGATACTCAGACCAATCTCTTTCATGTCATGCCAGAGGGAGCTTTGGCAAAGGTAGGCGTAGCTGAGACCGCCCAAATTACCAAGGTCGGCTCACATGAGATTAAGAATTGGCAAGACTTGACCCAGTCTGTGGAAGCAGATACCAAGGACAAGACCGCCCCGACCTTGGATGTGACCATTTCTGAAAATGGTAGCGAAAAGCAAGTCACTGTGACGCCAGAAGAAAATCAAGGACGTTACATTCTCGGGGTTCAACCGGGGGTCAAGTCAGACTTTCTATCCATGTTTGTTGGTGGATTTACGACCGCTGCTGACTCAGGGCTCCGTATCCTTTCGGCTCTGAAAAACTTGATTTTCCATCCAGATTTGAACAAACTCGGTGGTCCCGTTGCCATTTTTAAGGCAAGTAGCGATGCTGCTAAAAATGGAATTGAGAATATCCTCTATTTCCTAGCTATGATTTCCATCAATATCGGAATTTTTAATTTGATTCCGATTCCGGCTTTGGATGGTGGAAAGATTGTGCTCAATATCCTAGAGGCTATCCGCCGGAAACCCCTTAAACAAGAAATTGAAACCTATGTCACCATGGCTGGTGTAGTTATCATGGTTGTCTTGATGCTAGCTGTGACCTGGAATGACATTATGCGACTCTTCTTTTAG
- a CDS encoding phosphatidate cytidylyltransferase — MTQDLQKRTLFAGLALAIFLPILFVGGLLLQVGIGLLAMLAVHELLQMKGLKTMTIEGALTLFATFALTIPLENYLTFLPVDGNVVAYSVLITIMLGTTVFSKNYTIEDAAFPIAVSFYVGFGFNALLDARVAGFDKVLLALFIVWATDSAAYLIGMNFGKHKLAPRVSPNKSIEGFIGGILGAVLVTAIFMLVDSTVALPYGIYRMSLFAVFFSVAGQFGDLIESAMKRHFGVKDSGKFIPGHGGVLDRFDSMLVVFPIMHLFGLF, encoded by the coding sequence ATGACCCAAGATTTACAAAAGAGAACATTGTTTGCTGGATTGGCCCTGGCTATTTTCCTTCCCATTTTGTTTGTGGGAGGACTCTTGTTGCAGGTAGGGATTGGTTTGTTAGCCATGCTGGCTGTCCATGAACTCTTGCAGATGAAGGGGCTAAAGACCATGACCATTGAGGGGGCTTTGACCCTCTTTGCGACCTTTGCCCTCACAATTCCTTTAGAAAACTATCTGACATTCCTGCCAGTTGACGGGAATGTGGTTGCCTACAGTGTTTTGATTACAATTATGCTAGGGACGACCGTTTTCAGTAAAAACTATACGATTGAAGATGCTGCCTTTCCAATTGCTGTGAGCTTTTATGTTGGTTTTGGTTTTAATGCCTTACTAGATGCTCGGGTGGCAGGTTTTGACAAGGTGCTTCTGGCCCTCTTTATCGTTTGGGCGACAGATAGTGCGGCTTACCTGATAGGGATGAATTTTGGCAAGCATAAGTTGGCACCAAGAGTTTCTCCTAATAAGAGTATTGAGGGCTTTATCGGTGGGATTCTAGGTGCGGTACTGGTAACAGCAATCTTCATGCTAGTAGACAGCACAGTTGCTCTCCCTTATGGGATTTATAGAATGAGCCTCTTTGCCGTCTTCTTCAGTGTGGCGGGTCAGTTTGGTGACTTGATTGAGAGTGCCATGAAACGCCATTTCGGTGTCAAGGATTCTGGCAAATTTATCCCTGGACATGGCGGTGTGTTGGATCGTTTTGACAGTATGCTAGTTGTCTTTCCTATCATGCACTTGTTTGGCCTGTTTTAA
- a CDS encoding isoprenyl transferase, translated as MFGFFKKDKAVEVEVPTQVPAHIGIIMDGNGRWAKKRMQPRVFGHKAGMEALQKVTKAANKMGVKVITVYAFSTENWTRPDQEVKFIMNLPVEFYDNYVPELHANNVKIQMIGETDRLPKPTFEALKKAEELTKNNTGLILNFALNYGGRAEITQAFKSLAQEVLDAKINPGDITEDMIGDYLFTQRLPKDLRDPDLIIRTSGELRLSNFLPWQAAYSELYFTDTLWPDFDETSLQEAITAYNRRNRRFGGV; from the coding sequence ATGTTTGGATTTTTTAAGAAAGATAAAGCTGTAGAAGTCGAGGTTCCAACACAGGTTCCTGCTCATATTGGCATCATCATGGATGGGAATGGTCGTTGGGCTAAAAAACGGATGCAACCACGGGTTTTTGGTCATAAGGCGGGAATGGAAGCCCTCCAAAAGGTAACCAAGGCAGCTAACAAGATGGGAGTTAAGGTCATCACGGTTTATGCCTTTTCAACGGAAAATTGGACACGCCCAGATCAAGAGGTCAAGTTTATCATGAATTTGCCAGTCGAATTTTATGATAACTACGTCCCTGAATTGCACGCAAATAACGTTAAGATTCAGATGATTGGGGAGACAGACCGTCTGCCTAAGCCGACTTTTGAAGCTTTGAAAAAAGCAGAGGAATTGACCAAGAACAATACAGGCTTGATTCTCAATTTTGCGCTTAACTATGGTGGTCGTGCTGAAATTACGCAGGCTTTTAAGAGCTTGGCTCAGGAAGTTCTAGATGCCAAAATCAATCCTGGTGATATTACAGAAGATATGATAGGGGATTATCTTTTCACACAGCGCCTGCCAAAGGATTTGCGAGATCCTGATTTGATTATCCGCACGAGTGGCGAGTTGCGTTTGAGTAATTTCTTGCCATGGCAAGCAGCCTATAGTGAGCTTTACTTTACGGATACCTTGTGGCCTGATTTTGATGAGACATCTTTGCAGGAGGCTATTACGGCCTATAATCGTCGCAATCGCCGTTTTGGAGGAGTTTAG
- a CDS encoding amino acid ABC transporter ATP-binding protein encodes MLQVEHIAKTFGERQVLEDVNLQVNQGDVVVILGPSGSGKTTFLRCLNHLEKADSGTLTLAGKTYDLAKLSKKDILEIRQKTAFVFQHYNLFANKTALENILEGLIVARKVPKEEALKRAESALEKVGLLAYKDYYPSQLSGGQQQRIGIARAIAVKPEVILLDEPTSALDPELVGDVLDVLKQLAGEGVTMVVVTHEMGFARDVANHVIFMDGGRIVEENNPHDFFSRPQEERTKQFLARILSDASYSVEYMI; translated from the coding sequence ATGTTACAAGTAGAACATATCGCAAAAACATTTGGTGAGAGGCAGGTTCTGGAGGATGTCAATCTTCAGGTCAACCAAGGGGATGTCGTCGTTATTTTAGGACCATCAGGTTCGGGGAAAACGACCTTTCTCCGTTGCCTCAACCACTTAGAAAAAGCTGACAGTGGCACGTTGACCTTGGCAGGAAAGACCTATGACTTAGCTAAATTAAGCAAGAAAGACATTCTAGAAATTCGCCAAAAAACAGCCTTTGTTTTCCAACACTACAATCTATTTGCAAACAAAACTGCTCTGGAAAATATTCTAGAAGGCCTAATCGTGGCTCGTAAAGTTCCCAAGGAAGAAGCGCTTAAACGTGCAGAATCTGCCTTGGAAAAAGTTGGTTTACTTGCTTATAAGGACTACTACCCTTCACAACTATCTGGAGGACAACAACAACGAATAGGAATTGCGCGTGCCATTGCCGTCAAGCCCGAGGTCATTTTGCTAGATGAACCAACATCTGCACTAGACCCTGAGTTGGTTGGAGATGTTTTGGATGTTCTGAAACAGTTGGCGGGAGAAGGTGTGACCATGGTGGTCGTCACGCATGAGATGGGATTTGCTAGGGATGTCGCTAACCACGTTATTTTCATGGACGGAGGCCGTATCGTAGAGGAGAATAATCCACATGACTTCTTTAGTCGTCCGCAGGAAGAACGAACCAAGCAGTTTCTGGCTCGTATCTTATCAGATGCTAGCTATAGTGTAGAATATATGATTTGA
- a CDS encoding amino acid ABC transporter permease, giving the protein MDIDYIVKTFLETLKGVPITLVIMIVAMVLSFLPALFLALGQIYKIRGVRSFSLVYLAFIRATPPILLILFFYSLFPSLLNQFFKSIGSDFDIFKLDPLYYAFIIYSLMTVGSLSEILRSAILTVDKGQLEAAHAIGLTTTQAYLRIVFPQALRSALPNLANLVINIVKGTSLVFVMTIKDITAIARVEASYGYQYFESYFVIFLQYILICGLIQWGFFLLEKGYVKKEKRAKASSARFV; this is encoded by the coding sequence ATGGACATAGACTATATTGTAAAGACCTTTCTGGAGACCTTGAAAGGTGTGCCAATCACCTTGGTCATCATGATTGTGGCCATGGTCTTAAGTTTTTTACCTGCTCTATTTTTAGCCTTGGGGCAGATTTACAAGATTCGAGGGGTGAGGAGTTTTTCTCTGGTCTATCTGGCGTTTATCCGAGCGACTCCTCCGATTTTATTGATTCTCTTCTTTTATAGTTTGTTTCCAAGTCTGCTGAATCAATTTTTCAAAAGCATAGGAAGTGACTTTGATATTTTCAAACTTGATCCTCTCTACTATGCCTTTATCATTTATAGTTTGATGACAGTCGGGAGTTTGTCGGAGATTTTGCGTTCAGCTATTTTGACGGTGGACAAGGGACAACTAGAGGCGGCGCATGCGATTGGACTGACTACGACCCAGGCCTATCTAAGGATTGTTTTTCCTCAAGCCTTGCGCTCAGCCTTGCCTAACTTGGCCAATCTGGTGATCAATATCGTCAAAGGGACCTCCCTGGTCTTTGTTATGACTATCAAGGATATCACTGCTATTGCCCGTGTGGAAGCGTCCTACGGTTACCAGTATTTTGAGTCTTATTTTGTGATCTTTTTGCAGTATATTTTGATCTGTGGTTTGATTCAGTGGGGCTTCTTCCTACTGGAGAAAGGCTATGTGAAAAAAGAAAAGAGAGCAAAAGCATCTAGCGCACGTTTTGTATAG
- a CDS encoding amino acid ABC transporter permease yields MVSYDFSKVFQFLPTLWQALPMTLSILFFTTLLGSLFGGLLAWAQVGEDKSFAAISKGYIFTLRCTPPIVLLFLVFYGLPEFLKWWLGLDINNWSKTIFVLLTMILLFAAIVAEVFKAAYQAIPKGQTEAGLSIGLTPSQTFWRIIFPQAFQVALPNITTAILNLMRDAALAYTIGFVDVMGAGNLLISRNLGNYSLETYTAVALLYWGIALVISSLSRLLEKSLETKGR; encoded by the coding sequence ATGGTTTCTTATGATTTTTCCAAGGTCTTTCAGTTTTTACCGACCTTATGGCAGGCACTTCCTATGACCTTGTCCATTCTCTTTTTTACCACTCTTCTTGGTTCCCTTTTTGGAGGTCTCTTGGCCTGGGCACAAGTAGGAGAAGACAAGAGTTTTGCAGCGATTTCCAAAGGCTATATCTTTACCCTTCGTTGTACACCGCCGATTGTCTTGCTTTTTCTAGTCTTTTATGGCTTGCCAGAATTTCTGAAATGGTGGCTTGGTTTGGATATCAACAACTGGTCTAAAACTATTTTTGTTCTCTTGACGATGATTCTCTTGTTTGCGGCTATCGTTGCCGAGGTTTTCAAGGCGGCCTATCAAGCTATTCCAAAGGGGCAGACAGAGGCAGGGCTTAGTATTGGTCTGACTCCAAGTCAAACTTTTTGGAGAATCATTTTTCCCCAAGCTTTTCAAGTTGCTCTTCCCAACATAACAACCGCTATTCTCAATCTCATGCGGGATGCTGCCTTGGCCTATACGATTGGTTTCGTTGATGTTATGGGGGCAGGCAATCTCTTGATCAGTCGCAATTTAGGGAACTACTCACTGGAAACCTATACGGCAGTTGCGCTTCTTTACTGGGGGATTGCTTTGGTTATTTCTAGCTTGAGTCGTTTGCTTGAGAAGTCTTTGGAAACAAAAGGGAGGTAA
- a CDS encoding transporter substrate-binding domain-containing protein: protein MSKKAWIIGGVAVVAVIGATIIGRSLAGAPAKEGETASSAEVITLKVAHTQNYIPYDFVNEKGESDGYEVAVLKAVDEKLANYKFEYTGTSDDDLLIGLESGKYDIGTKGAWYTDERAKKFVIPSEPVGASIIGFTVRKEDEQKYKTIDDFAKNKGKLVPISPQNAQWNVITSYNEKHQDAPIELTAAESFKVADAYAWVLEGRYDAFFDIKLSFEKAVTAEDGPYHQYADKLSWFPYKGIPTYPLIHRDEKGEKFAKEYEKAIKELKEDGTLAKLSQQYFKEDVFSYVDKD from the coding sequence ATGAGTAAAAAAGCATGGATTATCGGTGGTGTAGCAGTTGTTGCAGTAATTGGGGCAACGATTATCGGGAGAAGTTTAGCTGGCGCTCCGGCCAAGGAGGGAGAAACGGCTTCATCTGCTGAAGTCATAACCTTGAAGGTTGCCCATACACAAAACTACATACCTTATGACTTTGTCAATGAAAAAGGGGAATCAGATGGTTATGAAGTAGCTGTTTTGAAGGCTGTTGATGAGAAGTTGGCAAACTATAAATTTGAATATACGGGTACCAGTGATGACGACCTCTTGATTGGTCTGGAATCAGGCAAGTATGACATCGGAACCAAGGGAGCTTGGTACACAGACGAACGAGCTAAAAAGTTTGTCATTCCATCGGAACCAGTCGGAGCGAGCATCATCGGATTTACTGTCAGAAAAGAAGATGAACAGAAATACAAAACCATTGATGACTTTGCTAAGAATAAAGGGAAATTGGTTCCTATCTCTCCACAGAATGCTCAATGGAATGTTATCACCAGCTACAATGAAAAACATCAGGATGCACCGATTGAGCTGACAGCAGCAGAATCCTTTAAGGTGGCAGATGCCTATGCCTGGGTCTTAGAAGGACGTTATGACGCCTTCTTTGATATCAAACTGTCCTTTGAAAAAGCAGTTACCGCAGAAGATGGCCCTTACCACCAATATGCGGATAAACTCAGCTGGTTCCCATACAAGGGTATTCCAACTTATCCCTTGATTCACCGTGATGAAAAGGGTGAGAAATTCGCTAAAGAATACGAAAAAGCAATCAAAGAGTTGAAAGAAGATGGCACGCTTGCTAAGCTATCTCAGCAATACTTTAAAGAAGATGTCTTTAGTTACGTAGACAAAGACTAG
- a CDS encoding uroporphyrinogen decarboxylase family protein, translated as MSEKREWVLKAFKGEKVDRVPVGFWHHFTSEDEWLHGFSNPAIIKKNIEGHKRFIREVQPDFIKLMSDGYFAYPNPAIAQGKSLQELATIQPLGPEHAWIKEQVDLVKKIKQEFTEDIVAIYNIFAPVTYLKWLLGEVSGGDDLIADFLVEDPEALKKVLDVIAEDIASLSRAVIEEAGADGIYLSVQSIQDQRVLAADYQAVIAPSEITVLEAASAVGGVTVLHICGYEGARNDIHLFADYPAQVFNWAVGPEGITLKEGREIFKGRTVLGGFENGKTGLLYTGSKDAIQAKAKKLVAEAGEQGLVLGADCTIPSDIAVERIQWVREALEN; from the coding sequence ATGTCAGAAAAAAGAGAATGGGTTTTAAAAGCATTTAAAGGTGAGAAGGTTGATCGTGTGCCAGTTGGCTTTTGGCACCATTTCACATCCGAAGACGAATGGCTACACGGTTTCTCAAATCCAGCCATTATCAAGAAGAATATCGAGGGGCATAAGCGCTTTATACGAGAAGTTCAGCCAGACTTTATCAAACTCATGAGTGATGGCTACTTTGCTTATCCAAATCCAGCGATTGCTCAAGGAAAATCACTTCAAGAATTGGCGACCATTCAACCACTCGGACCAGAGCACGCTTGGATAAAAGAGCAGGTGGACTTGGTTAAGAAAATTAAGCAAGAGTTTACAGAAGATATCGTTGCGATTTACAATATTTTTGCTCCTGTGACCTATCTCAAGTGGCTACTAGGGGAAGTGTCTGGTGGCGATGACCTCATTGCAGATTTTCTGGTGGAAGATCCTGAAGCTCTGAAGAAGGTGTTGGATGTGATTGCAGAAGATATTGCGAGTCTCAGCCGAGCTGTCATCGAAGAGGCTGGTGCTGACGGAATCTACCTCAGCGTGCAGAGTATCCAAGATCAACGAGTGTTGGCAGCAGATTATCAAGCCGTCATTGCCCCTAGCGAGATAACGGTTCTGGAAGCAGCTAGTGCTGTTGGTGGCGTCACAGTTCTTCATATCTGTGGCTACGAGGGAGCGCGAAATGATATTCACCTTTTTGCAGACTATCCAGCCCAAGTCTTTAACTGGGCTGTAGGACCAGAGGGAATCACTCTCAAGGAAGGTCGTGAGATTTTCAAGGGACGTACGGTTCTTGGAGGATTCGAAAATGGCAAGACAGGCTTACTGTATACTGGTAGCAAGGATGCCATTCAGGCTAAGGCAAAGAAACTAGTTGCAGAAGCTGGGGAACAGGGCTTGGTACTTGGGGCAGATTGTACTATTCCAAGTGATATCGCAGTTGAACGTATCCAGTGGGTGAGAGAAGCGCTTGAAAACTAA